From a region of the Odocoileus virginianus isolate 20LAN1187 ecotype Illinois chromosome 1, Ovbor_1.2, whole genome shotgun sequence genome:
- the SEPTIN7 gene encoding septin-7 isoform X2, producing the protein MVVGESGLGKSTLINSLFLTDLYSPEYPGPSHRIKKTVQVEQSKVLIKEGGVQLLLTIVDTPGFGDAVDNSNCWQPVIDYIDSKFEDYLNAESRVNRRQMPDNRVQCCLYFIAPSGHGLKPLDIEFMKRLHEKVNIIPLIAKADTLTPEECQQFKKQIMKEIQEHKIKIYEFPETDDEEENKLVKKIKDRLPLAVVGSNTIIEVNGKRVRGRQYPWGVAEVENGEHCDFTILRNMLIRTHMQDLKDVTNNVHYENYRSRKLAAVTYNGVDNNKNKGQLTKSPLAQMEEERREHVAKMKKMEMEMEQVFEMKVKEKVQKLKDSEAELQRRHEQMKKNLEAQHKELEEKRRQFEDEKANWEAQQRILEQQNSSRTLEKNKKKGKIF; encoded by the exons GTGGAACAGTCCAAAGTTTTAATCAAAGaaggtggtgttcagttgctgcTCACAATAGTCGATACCCCAGGATTTGGAGATGCAGTGGATAATAGTAATTG CTGGCAGCCTGTTATCGACTACATTGATAGTAAGTTCGAGGACTACCTAAATGCAGAATCTAGAGTGAACAGACGTCAGATGCCTGATAACAGGGTGCAGTGTTGTTTATACTTCATTGCTCCTTCAGGACATGG ACTTAAACCATTGGATATTGAGTTTATGAAGCGTTTGCATGAAAAAGTGAATATCATTCCACTTATTGCCAAAGCAGACACACTCACGCCAGAGGAATGCCAACAGTTTAAGAAACAG ataatgaaagaaatccaagaacataaaattaaaatatatgaattccCAGAGACAgatgatgaagaagaaaataagcttGTTAAAAAGATAAAG GACCGTTTACCTCTTGCTGTGGTAGGTAGTAATACTATCATTGAAGTTAATGGCAAAAGGGTCAGAGGAAGGCAGTATCCTTGGGGTGTTGCAGAAG ttgaaAACGGTGAACATTGTGATTTTACAATTCTAAGAAATATGTTGATAAG AACACATATGCAGGACTTGAAAGATGTCACTAATAATGTACACTATGAGAACTACCGGAGCAGAAAACTGGCAGCTGTGACTTATAATGGAGttgataataacaaaaataaagggcAGCTTACTAA GAGCCCGCTTGcacaaatggaagaagaaagaagggaacaTGTAGCTAAAATGAagaagatggagatggagatggaaCAGGTGTTTGAGATGAAGGTcaaagaaaaagttcaaaaacTGAAGGACTCTGAAGCTGAG CTCCAACGGCGCCATgagcaaatgaaaaagaatttggaaGCACAGcacaaagaattagaggaaaagcGTCGTCAGTTTGAAGATGAGAAAGCaaactgggaagcccaacaacGTATTTTAGAACAACAGAACTCTTCAAG AACCTTggaaaagaacaagaagaaagggaagatctTTTAA